In the genome of Pseudomonas fluorescens, the window CGTCCGATTGTTCAAGTTTCTTTTCGCCGTCCTTGCCGACCAGAATCACCTTGGTCTTGGCGCCGGCACCCAGCTTGAGCGAGCGGATCAGCGCCGCCGTGTCTTGTGGCCCGAGGTCTTTGCCGTCGCGCTGGCCCATCAGGTTGAGTACGGTGTAGAGCACCATGTTGCGGTCGGTGAAACCCTTGCGATTGGCCGGCTCATCCAGGGACTTTTTCAGGCTGACCCAGATCGGATCAACCGTGCTCGGAGCGATGACGATCAGTGGCCGGGCCCTGCCCTTGTCCATGTCCAGCGGTGAGTCGCCATCGGCGGCGAACGAGGGGCCGGCAATCGCCAGCAAAGTAGCCAGGGTCAGTGACCTGATGAGCATGCGCATCTCCTTTTGATATCCACGCTCTAATGATTGCGCATCGCGGCGATCGACGTACCGCAAATATTTTTCGCCTTGCCCCAAGCTTAGGTCAGGGCGGTCATTGCGCAACAGGCTGGGCTAATCTGAAGACTCATGACAACCCGCCTGATCCGTCGCGAGGACTGGCCCATGAGCACTCAGTTGAACCACACCATCGTCTGGTGCCGGGACAAGCAGGTTTCGGCGAATTTCCTGGCCAGCCTCCTTGGCCTGCCCGCCCCGCAGCCCTTCGGGCCCATGCTGATCGTCAAACTGGATAACGGCGTGTCACTGGATTTCTACGACAACGACCCGCCGATAGCGTCTCAGCACTACGCATTCTTGCTGGGCGACGAGGATTTCGATGCAGCCTTCGCACGCCTGCAAGCCAACGGTCAGCCGTGGTGGGCCGACCCGGGCAAGCAGCGACTGAGGGAGGTCAATGATTTCGCGGGAGGACGGCGGGTGTATTTTGATGACCCGGACGGGCATCTGCTGGAAATATTCACCCGCGAATGAAGCTGGCGTGGCGGCTTGAATCAGAACGCCAGTTTGTAGCCGATCAACAACAGCATGGTCGCCAGGCAAGGACGCAGCAGTTCGTCGGAGATGCGCCCGGTCAGATGGCTGCCCAGGTAAATCCCCGGCAACGAGCCCACCAGCAAGTAACCCAGGACATGCCAATCCATGTTGCCCATGCTGGCATGGCCAAGGCCCGCGACCAGGGTCAGCGGCACGGCGTGGGCGATTTCAGTCCCCACCAGGCGGCGGGTCGGCAGCATCGGATAGAGAATGAACAGTGCCACGGTGCCCAGTGCGCCGGCGCCGATGGACGTCAGCGCGACCATGGTGCCAAGGACCAGCCCGGTGATGACCGTCATCACATTCAGGCGCAATCCGCTGGGGTTGTAGTTGCCGCCCGCACGTTTGTGGGCGAAGTCGAGCAGGCGCTTCTTGAACAGGATCGCCAGTGCCGTGGCAAACAACACAAAACCCAGGGCCTGCTTGATGATCGCGTTCATCGCCTCGGGGGCGCTGTGCAGGGTGCTGAGGAACCACAGCGTCAACACCACCGCAGGCACGCTGCCCAAGGTCAGCCAGCCGGTAATCGCCCAGTCGATGTTGTTGTTCTTGCGGTGAACCAGTACGCCGCTGGATTTGGTGATGGCGGCGTACAGCAGATCGGTACCGACCGCCGTCGCCGGGTTGATGCCGAACCCTAGCAGGATCGGCGTCATGAGCGACCCGCCACCCACGCCAGTCATGCCGACGATGAAGCCGACGACCAGCCCGGCAACGACCAACCCGATGTTCACTAAATCCATGAATACGTCCACAAAGATCGCAAGGGAAATCTGGCCCGCAGCATAGCGATATTTCTTATAACCAGTTATATCGATGCGATCTATCTTTATGCCCTGAAGTGTCATGCCACCCTGTGGGAGCGGGCTTGCTCCCACAGGGTTTCGTGCTGGATTCACTGCACCGGCAGGAAGTTCAGGAACACCAGGCTCTGCGCATAGTTCAGGCCAATGCGCCGGTAGCGTTCGTCGAGCATCTGGGTCAGCAGGTCCAGCCGGGCGACGATCTTGCCGAACTCGACAGCAAAGCTCAGGTTGCTGCCCTCCTCCGAGATTTCGTTGGAGAACAGCAAGGGCTGGCCTTCTTTGTTCTGTCGCTGGCTGAGGATCCAGGTGGCGATCTCGATGTTGCGCGCGGCATTGCTGACGAAAACCGGATTGATCGTATCGGTCATGTAGAACTCGAGACGATTGCCATGGGCGGTCACCAGCATGCTGCCGATGGCATAGATGAACGCCCCGACCCGGTCGCCGAGAAACTCCGGGCTCATGGCAAAACGCAGGGCCGCGAGGTCCTTTTTGCCGCCCAAGGTCGGTAATGGCTCCTGCATCTCAATGGCCATGCGCACTTGCTTGCCGGCGGTACGGGCATCGAGGAAACCGGATTTTTTCAGCTCATCGGGGTTACGCAGGTAGAGCTTGCTCATCAGCAGGTAAAGGCTGTCGAGGTTGTCGCGCATGGTCAGGGTAGCCATGCGGTCGACGCTGGTCTGCAGGAACTCCTGGGGTTTGCCTTCGCGCATCTGGTTGATGATGTCGCCACCCTGCTGCTGGCTGCAACCGGTGACGAAGAACATCGACAGACCTGCCAGCAGCAGGCAATGACGACGGATTTTTGTGGTGATCGCGGGTGAAACTCGAGCCATGGGTTCTTGGACTTGGGCATGGGCCGGCGGTGGGGATCGCCGCAGGCTGCCCATGGATAGAGCCGGACATTTCGAAAAAGTGCAGTATCGAGCGGCACCAATCGATCACTGGCAGGGGAATGCTCAAAGAAAAAACGGATCAGAAAATCATTAGGTCGGTACACACTCCCTGTAGGAGCTGCCGCAGGCTGCGATCTTTCGATCTTGAACAATCAAAGTCAAAAGATCGCAGCCTGCGGCAGCTCCTACACTATTCACCGAATACACACAGGAGGTTTTGCATGCGCACGCTTGAACTGGCTGGCGCCAGGGTTCCGGTCATCGGCCAGGGGACCTGGCAGATGGGCGAAGACCGTTCACGGCATACGGAAGAAGTCGCGGCACTGCGCCTGGGCATCGAACTGGGCATGAGCCTGATCGACACCGCGGAAATGTACGCCGAAGGCGGCGCCGAGGAAGTGGTCCGCGATGCTATCGCCGGCCAGCGTGACAGCGTCTTTCTGGTCAGCAAGGTGTACCCGCACAATGCCAGCCGCCAGGGCATTCCCCAGGCGTGCGAGCGAAGCCTGCGCAGGCTTGGCACCGATTACATCGATCTGTATCTGCTGCATTGGCGCGGCCAGTATCCACTGGCCGAAACCGTCGAAGCCTTCGAACGCCTGCGCGAAGACGGCAAGATCGGTCGTTGGGGCGTGTCCAATTTCGACCTCGACGACTTGCTGGAACTGGACGCCCCGGCCTGCGCCACCAATCAGGTACTCTACAATCTGGAACAGCGCGGCATAGAATTTGACTTGTTACCCTGGAGCCAACAGCAACGGCTGCCGGTCATGGCTTACTGCCCGATCGGTCAGGGTGGAAAAATGCTCGCCAACACCACCCTCAAACAGGTGGCTGTCCGACACGACGTGACGCCGGCACAAGTCGCGCTGGCATGGATTCTGCGTCAGGACGACGTGATCGCCATCCCCAAAGCGGTCCGCTCCGAGCATGTGCGGCTCAATGCCCAAGCTGCCCGATTGCAGCTTGAAGCGGGGGATCTGGAGGCGCTGGACCAAGTGTTTCGCGCGCCACAACGCAAACAGCGGCTGGCCATGGTCTGAACCACCGCAGTCAGAGAGCTTCACCATGAGAAGCACCGACCACCTGGACCCGTTCAATCTGCAACGTTTTCTCGAGGCTCAGGACCCGGTGTTCGACCGGGTTCAAAACGAGCTGAGCAACGGACACAAGCGCAGTCACTGGATGTGGTTCATTTTTCCGCAGTTTGCCGGGCTCGGCGACAGCGAGATGTCGCGCCGCTTTGCCATCCGCTCGCGGGAGGAGGCCCTGGCCTACCTTGAGCACCCGTTGCTGGGCGCCCGGCTACGCACCTGCACCCAGGAAGTGCTGAATATCCGGGAGCGCTCGGTGGCCGGGATTTTCGGCCATCCCGACGACCTGAAGTTTCATTCCTCGATGACCCTGTTTGCCCAGGTCACCGACGCCGACAGCCTTTTCCAGCAAGCCCTGAACCAATACTTCCACGGCATCCTGGATGACTGGACCTTGTCGCTGATGGACTCAAAACAGGCCCAGCTGCCCCCCAATCAGGGTTGAGAAGTCGTCGTCGACAAACGGCAGTATCGCGTCCGCCACCGGTTGCAGCTGCCGGGTAATGTAGTGGTCGTAGTCGATGGGCGCGCTGCGCACTTCCAGCGGTTCAGGGCCGGCAACGGTGATCACGTAGCTGATCCAGCCGCCGTTCTGGTACTGGCGCGGGCGCCCCTGCCGGTCGTTGTACTCGTCGGCCAGGCGCGCCGCGCGCACATGGGGCGGTACGTTGCGCTGATAGTCATCGAGGGTGCGGCGCAGGCGTTTGCGGTAGATCAGCCGGTCATCGAATTCACCGGCCAGGGTCTTACGCACGTAGTCACGCACATAATCCTGGTAGGGCTTGCGCAGGAAAATCCGCGAATACAGCTCCTGCTGGAATTGCCGGGCCAGCAGCGACCAGTCGGTGCGTACGGTTTCCAGGCCTTTGTAGACCATTTCGTCGCTGCCGTCGTCACGGGTGACCAGCCCGGCATAGCGCTTTTTACTGCCTTCTTCGGCGCCGCGAATGGTTGGCATCAAAAAGCGCTTGTAGTGGGTTTCGAACTGCAATTCGAGAACGCTCTGCAAGCCGTACTCCTGCTGCACGTGCTCGCGCCACCACTGATTGACGTGCGCCACCAGCGCGTGGCCGATCTGCGCCGCCTCCTGCTGGCCATGGGCGCGACGCAGCCAGACGAAGGTCGAGTCGGTGTCGCCGTAAATCACCGCATGCCCCTGGGCCTCGATCAATTGGCGGGTGCGCAGCATGATCTCGTGCCCGCGCAAGGTGATGGATGACGCCAGGCGCGTGTCGAAGAAGCGACAACCGCTGGAGCCGAGTACGCCGTAGAAGGCGTTCATGATGATTTTCAGCGCCTGGGACAGCGGCGCGTTGTGTTCGCGCTTGGCGGTTTCCCGGCCTTCGGCCACCCGGGCGACGATGGATGGCAGGCAATGCCGGGTGCGAGAAAAACGCGCGCCACGAAACCCCGGCACCGACTCGCTGTCGTCCGGGTGCTTGAGTCCTTCAATCAGCCCCACCGGATCGATCAGGAAGGTGCGGATGATCGACGGATAGAGGCTTTTGTAGTCGAGCACCAGCACCGATTCGTACAGTCCCGGTTGCGAATCCATGACAAAACCGCCAGGGCTGGCTTCGGGTGGCTTGCCACCGAGGTTCGGCGCTACGAAACCCTGACGGTGCATCAGCGGCATGTACAGGTGCGTGAACGCCGCCACCGAACCGCCCATGCGATCGGCTGGCAAACCGGTGACGCTGGCTCGCTCCAGCAGGAAGGTGAGCAGCTCGGTCCTGGCGAAAATCCGCGTGACCAGTTCGCAGTCCTTGAGGTTGTATTTGGCCAGCGCCGGTTTGTCCTCGGCGAACATACGATTGATTTCGTCCATGCGCTGGTACGGGTTGTCGATGGACTTGCCCTCGCCGAGCAAGGTTTGCGCGACGTTTTCCAGGCTGAACGAGGGGAAACTCCAGGTTGCCGAACGCAGGGCCTCGATACCGTCGATGATCAAACGGCCAGCGGCTGAAGCGAAGTAATGGTTGCCGCTGCCGTGTTCACGCCACTGCATTTCCTCGCCGCCACGCCCCAGTTTCAACGGTACCGCCAGGCGCCGGGCGTGTTCGTGCAGCACCCGCAAGTCGAACTGCACGACGTTCCAGCCGATGATCGCGTCGGGGTCGAACCGGGCAAACCAGTCGTTGAGTTTTTTCAGCAGCAGGGTCCGCGAATCGCAGTATTCGAGCTGGAAGTCCACCTGGCTGGCGTCGCCATTGGGCGGTCCGAGCATGTACACCTGACGCTCGCCGCAGCCTTCCAGGGCGATGGAATACAACTCGCCCTGGGCCGTGGTCTCGATGTCCAGGGACACCAGTTTCAAGCTCGGCCGGTAGTCCGGATCGGGTTTCATCTGCGCGTCGAGCAGCAGGCCCTCGGCATTCGGCGTGCCACTGAAACGCACCGGTGCGGTGATGAAGCGTTCCATCATGTAGCGTTCCGGCGGGCGCACGTCGGCTTCGAACACCTCGACACTGGCCCGGCGCAGCGCGGTTTCCAGACGCATCAACTGGCCATGTTGCTGGCAGTAAAGACCGAGGACCGGGCGATGTTCGAAATCCTGCAGGGCCAGGGGCCTGAGCTCGACGTTCTTCTCGTCATGCAAAACACGTTCGGCGGGCTGACGCTGCGCAGCAGGGATGAACGCCACCGACGGTTGATGAGGCAAGCGGATACGCCGGGGACCGCTGTCGGTCGCCAGCCAGAATTCGACTTCCGTACCGGCCGGGGTGTCGCGCCAATGCCGGGTCAGGACGAAGCCCTGCTGTAGATCCACCACTGCAAACCTCGAAACTGATTCAGAGGGTGATTCTACCCGTCATCAGTCGCGATAGCGCGCTTGCCGCAGGCCTATCAGGCAGACACCGCCCCTGTGGGAGCGAGCCTGCTCGCGAAGGCAGACTTACAGCCAACATCATCGTTGAATGTTGAACCGCTTTCGCGAGCAGGCTCGCTCCCACAGGTAAGGTGCTGGCCCGAAATGAGGGGTTTGCCGAAGAAAAACCGCCAAATGACGTTTTTTGCGTGTTATCTGCCGCATTCGCCCTTGCCCTGAACGCTCGCGTCTACGATTCTTCAAGAACAACGACAACACCCGAGTAACCACCATGAAAACCGTCGCCCAACTGCTCAAGCTCAAAGATCAGAAAAACCAGGAAGTGCACCAGATCAAACCCGATCACATGGTGCTCGAAGCACTGATGAAGATGGCCGAGAAAAACGTCGGCGCCTTGCTGGTGGTGGAGAATGATGAAGTGCTGGGCATCATCAGCGAACGGGACTATGCGCGCAAACTGGTGCTGCACGGCCGCTCTTCGGT includes:
- a CDS encoding aldo/keto reductase — protein: MRTLELAGARVPVIGQGTWQMGEDRSRHTEEVAALRLGIELGMSLIDTAEMYAEGGAEEVVRDAIAGQRDSVFLVSKVYPHNASRQGIPQACERSLRRLGTDYIDLYLLHWRGQYPLAETVEAFERLREDGKIGRWGVSNFDLDDLLELDAPACATNQVLYNLEQRGIEFDLLPWSQQQRLPVMAYCPIGQGGKMLANTTLKQVAVRHDVTPAQVALAWILRQDDVIAIPKAVRSEHVRLNAQAARLQLEAGDLEALDQVFRAPQRKQRLAMV
- a CDS encoding VOC family protein, encoding MSTQLNHTIVWCRDKQVSANFLASLLGLPAPQPFGPMLIVKLDNGVSLDFYDNDPPIASQHYAFLLGDEDFDAAFARLQANGQPWWADPGKQRLREVNDFAGGRRVYFDDPDGHLLEIFTRE
- a CDS encoding DNA polymerase II; translated protein: MDLQQGFVLTRHWRDTPAGTEVEFWLATDSGPRRIRLPHQPSVAFIPAAQRQPAERVLHDEKNVELRPLALQDFEHRPVLGLYCQQHGQLMRLETALRRASVEVFEADVRPPERYMMERFITAPVRFSGTPNAEGLLLDAQMKPDPDYRPSLKLVSLDIETTAQGELYSIALEGCGERQVYMLGPPNGDASQVDFQLEYCDSRTLLLKKLNDWFARFDPDAIIGWNVVQFDLRVLHEHARRLAVPLKLGRGGEEMQWREHGSGNHYFASAAGRLIIDGIEALRSATWSFPSFSLENVAQTLLGEGKSIDNPYQRMDEINRMFAEDKPALAKYNLKDCELVTRIFARTELLTFLLERASVTGLPADRMGGSVAAFTHLYMPLMHRQGFVAPNLGGKPPEASPGGFVMDSQPGLYESVLVLDYKSLYPSIIRTFLIDPVGLIEGLKHPDDSESVPGFRGARFSRTRHCLPSIVARVAEGRETAKREHNAPLSQALKIIMNAFYGVLGSSGCRFFDTRLASSITLRGHEIMLRTRQLIEAQGHAVIYGDTDSTFVWLRRAHGQQEAAQIGHALVAHVNQWWREHVQQEYGLQSVLELQFETHYKRFLMPTIRGAEEGSKKRYAGLVTRDDGSDEMVYKGLETVRTDWSLLARQFQQELYSRIFLRKPYQDYVRDYVRKTLAGEFDDRLIYRKRLRRTLDDYQRNVPPHVRAARLADEYNDRQGRPRQYQNGGWISYVITVAGPEPLEVRSAPIDYDHYITRQLQPVADAILPFVDDDFSTLIGGQLGLF
- a CDS encoding DUF1810 domain-containing protein, coding for MRSTDHLDPFNLQRFLEAQDPVFDRVQNELSNGHKRSHWMWFIFPQFAGLGDSEMSRRFAIRSREEALAYLEHPLLGARLRTCTQEVLNIRERSVAGIFGHPDDLKFHSSMTLFAQVTDADSLFQQALNQYFHGILDDWTLSLMDSKQAQLPPNQG
- a CDS encoding sulfite exporter TauE/SafE family protein, producing the protein MDLVNIGLVVAGLVVGFIVGMTGVGGGSLMTPILLGFGINPATAVGTDLLYAAITKSSGVLVHRKNNNIDWAITGWLTLGSVPAVVLTLWFLSTLHSAPEAMNAIIKQALGFVLFATALAILFKKRLLDFAHKRAGGNYNPSGLRLNVMTVITGLVLGTMVALTSIGAGALGTVALFILYPMLPTRRLVGTEIAHAVPLTLVAGLGHASMGNMDWHVLGYLLVGSLPGIYLGSHLTGRISDELLRPCLATMLLLIGYKLAF
- a CDS encoding DUF4174 domain-containing protein; protein product: MLIRSLTLATLLAIAGPSFAADGDSPLDMDKGRARPLIVIAPSTVDPIWVSLKKSLDEPANRKGFTDRNMVLYTVLNLMGQRDGKDLGPQDTAALIRSLKLGAGAKTKVILVGKDGEKKLEQSDAIKLDEIFSAVDQLPAAEKEFTATVAAPVAEAEPAAKGAKPGKNSKPAKPAKPPEMPDD